The genomic segment CGTTCAAGTGAAATgttattaaatgttattaaattcaATGACGGAACCAGAAAAATTTTGAgagagttaaaattaaattatatatttttacaataataaaaattataattttactatacatttattatttttaaaaggttaaattattttaaaagaatcaaattgtaattttaccattattaatttaaaattttatataatataaaagatcTAACTGAAAAAGAGAGCCAGCCTGATTAAATTTGAACTTGATTTTATCAATAACTAAAGTTGCTAAGCTTAAACTCATTTTAGTAAGTATTAAAGAATTCAAGAAGCTTATGTCTCATTCTCGCAAGTTAGGTAATACAAACTTGAGTGATTATTCTAAGGATCAATATTTCTATACaagtatttaatatatatattgaatcatATACACATTAAAATATATTAGTAAAAATTGGAATGATATATGGCAAGCATGTGCCTAGAAGTTATGGAAGGTGCAACGAAATCAGAATCCACCAAATTCATAACTATGCGCACAGATAGGAAACAAAAGCCCATCATTTTTGTGATtctaatgaattttttttctttacctAAACGGAACAAAAAAGAACACCAACTGTATCTCCATTTCTCTGTTTCAGGCCCTAATTAATTGTTATCAGCTTCTAAAGAGGCCTTGATAAGTGCCATTTACACAAGTTATCCATATGAGGGAAATTGCGAGgatattgacaaaaaaaaaatttaccatcGAAAAAACGGATGAGGGGAACTAGTTATCGTCGCGCAATTTTGCCCTCTTCAATGAATGCAGAGGTGATGAGGTTGCTGCAGTCGATGGTGAGGATGGTAATGGTGATGACGGTGATGATGgtattgatgatgatgacgacgatGACGATGAAGCATGGTTATCGTCTTCAAACTTTCTTTTGTCAACTCTTCTCCTGTTGTTTCCCTCTGTTTCTCCTCTCATTATGCAATCATTCATCACCCGTTTCACATCCGATAGTTTCACGGGCTTAACTAGAAACTCCTCCGCCCCTTCCTCCAAACAGCTGTAGatgaaaataatgtttttagCCTAGTTGTGCATGATCAAGCAAAGTGCAGATGCATTATCTAAAGTGATTCAGAACAACCAAGGGTTCAAAGTATGCCAACAGTCTCTTTTAAGTGAGGGTCTCCACATATTTTGTTCTTTGATGTACATGTTGAAATATGTCATGCAGAATCTCtgattttataaaagaaaatgccTGAAACGTCAATAATTTCCAGTGAAACAGAATATATATTACATGAATGAAACCAAGAGATCCGGAGAATAAAAATCAGAATATTATTTAAGAGAAAAGACAAGTGAATCTTTCATTATTATCAAGATTTTGGGTGGTCTGTTTCCCACACAAATTCAAACAAAATACAGAATCTTATCAGTTTTGTCTTATTACAGTACTCACGAGATTTGGGTAATCTTATAATGACTGATATGTTTTGATAAATCTTATCATATGCAATATTCCTCCATCTCAATTATCGTCCAGTAGCTCCAAGCCAAAGGGATTATTAGGCTAAAAAAGAAAAATGCTTCCATATCATAATATCAATTTCCCCAGATTTCCTCTAAATGAATGTCATAGCCAAGATATGGCATATATTCCCAGATCCAAACAGATTTGATTTCCCGAGAAAATCATAAGAACAACATACTGGTGTTCAACTAAGACTTGGAGATATACCTATCAATACGGGTGAGGATGTTCTCGGAGGACATGATCACCACAGGAATTTCTCTAAAGGCTGATGATCGCTGTTCCAACATCAAATGAAACATAATCAGTAATGGAATTCACGATAGTTTCATCTCCATCTTCAAATCAATTTTAGGATTAGAATGATTAAATAAGCTTAGGAAAAAAGACCTTGATTTTCTTGAGGAGTTCATATCCAGTCATTCCGGGCATGGAGTAATCCGTCATTATAAGATTCACCTTCAAACCCTGTAATAGCAGCCATTTTAACACCACACACAATCAATCCTAAATTTCatctaatattttattcaatagtttgtttgtttttttattttttattttttactattttcttagCAACCCAAACAGATAGAACTACTCGCATTGAAACCCAGAGAGCCTTTTTCTTCATCCAAACCAAGAAACTGCAAGGCTCTTGCCCCACTCTCCACAGTTGTGACTGCACGAAAACAAAGAATCAGACCAGACCCAATCTTCAAAATCAACAAAACCCCACAAGTATTGATCCAAAACAAGGTGGGGAAATGGAAACTAAGCTGTACCTTTGCAAGAGGATATCTTTAGCAACTTTTCAATAACCTTACGATCGACGTGACTATCATCCACGGCAAGAACATGCAATTGAGACTCAGATGCTAAAACCTCACCAGCAACCTCCATAATCCAGTATGAGAGTGATGAGTTAAAAGAAGAAGAGGaggctctctctctctctctgtaaATGTGTTTGTTTTAGAAACAAGGAAACAAGGGTGGGgttggatttgggtttttaaataaagaagaaagagaaagagagttTAAAAAGGAGATGTAAAGGCGAAGATTGTGAAGATCCATCCAAATCCAATATCGTAAGATCTTAGCAAATCTTTTAAAGCAGGAGAGGGAGCATTATCCCCCACTTGTCTCTTGTCCTGTCAAATTGACTAAATACTtccatgtaaatatatatattgtagtaaagcaaaagaaaaagtaaatggcaGTGTTAACACTGTACGTAAAAATCACCGAAAATGGAGGCAGAAGTCAAAtcgtataaaataaatttaacagaAGATTTCGGGTTTTAGATTTGGCTTTGACTCTGTCTGCTAGATACTGGGAGCGTAGAGTCGTTGAAACTGGCACAGTTTGTAGTGGTATTTGGAAATGGAAATAAAATTCCCGTCTTTCTGTCCAACAGGCATGGATTACTGGTGGCTCAGTTTCGATGGGCTTTTTTTTCCCACGCGTCATCTCTTTGACCACCGTTTTATCAAATGGCCTTTTTGTCTTAAAAGAATAACTCAACACTCTCCTAAACTGTATGGTTGAATTACATAAAGGTAATCCGTGTAATCattcacattttttaatcataatcatatacatgacatttctttTCTCCTTCATAATTTCATTCCACAATTACAACAAAACCAAGGAAGCAATAAAGAAAGCTCTCCTACAAGACAAATGTGGAGAACCCACCTAAAAGGAAACAAAGAAGAGATTGCGGTATGAACATGGCACACCCAAACATAAGGTATAAATTTTAATGCAGTGAGTCTCTAAACAGGTAGTAGATGAATTCCTAAACCTAATGAATAGTTGCAGCGAGGTAAAAAAACCAAGTTCCCATGAAAAACTCGATAGGCCAATGTCATTAACGAGTGAGGACTTAGAAAATCAAGTCACAGAGGAAGTATTGCAAGCAAGGAATGTAGCCAAAAAAAGGATTGGAGTAGATCCTGTAGCATTAAGCGCAGCGGCAAATAATGATTGGTAAggtgaagaaaaaaaattgtgattAATGATATgactaaacaaaaaaaattgagacAATTCTAGagagaattttgagaaatagaaagtCAAAGTAGCAAAAGTCTTTTCACCAATTGTGAAATCTCTTATTTATAGTATCTTAAAATGGGAGTTACAAAATTGACAATTAAtgaagtaattatatatatatataaaagaattataaGAACATATATGAAAACATTCCGTTTTGGGATAATTGTTTGAATTCCAAAACACTTCATTTTAGTTATATTAAAGTGAATcctgtttttttaattaagttttaagtatgattttcttgttattaataataataataattcatcgggcaagaaatgaaaaaaaatctcattttgtttattaaatatatgataacatacatacacatatataataaaataaaattttggaataattttaataacaattacttCCAAGCCAGTTCTAAAATATTTGTAATCAACATAATTTAGTTtcgtaaataaattattaatggaaattataaaaaataaatagatacataaaattaattaaatgcattttaATTGATGCATCACAGGAGTATGTAAACTAgtgtataatatataaaagaagtAATAAGAGCATATATAGAAACTTTGAGTTCCAAGATAATTCTTTGAGTTACAAAATCTTCttttttgattatatttaaagTAAATCCATTTTAGAAGTGGAAAAACAAATATGCTTTAAATGTCAAACTATAAATTAAAGCTAATAGAATTAACAGTGACttcataaattataataaaattaaatataccccagcagttaaatttttataaagtaaCATCCCAATTACgtaattaatttaacatatttatacaCCAATTCAATATTCCTTCATTTTCAAGGTACCAATTAAACTGGTTTGATCACCAGTTTCCGGTGGAATCAGtccataaatatcaaatatcaatGTTACTCCAAACACAGTTAAATTGCATAATTATTCGATGAAAGGAGATTAAAACAGCAACTCCTCGCTTAAAAAGTCTTAGTAAATCGTCTACGTAGCTAATTTTGTCGCTTATATTGTACCACTTTCAGTATTTTCCAGTACAATAACCCATGAAACCATAAGCTATGGTGATGGCTAGGGCTTTTCAACTCCCAACGAAAATTACAACATGCAAACCCAAATTCCACATCTATAAACAAAACTACATCACGCAGAAGTAGCATACCCAGACTTTGCAATTTACACATTTTGAACAACTACATTCAAGCCCAATAGTCAACAGTACCAAAGTCATTACCCCGTTTTCTGTTTATTCCCTAAACAATACCTTACTGTAGAGATTTACTCATGAACTTGACATCAACCCAATACTACAGGCAGAAAATCAATGGGATTGACTTTTAAGATTGAAAGTAGTTTCTCTTCAAAATAAATTAGTCATACTTAACCAGTGTCAATGGGTCCTGTAAACGTTATAATCACCTAGAACTGCTGTAGTTATATATCATTAGTAGAAAATATCCACCCATAGAACGGTCCAAGACAAAATTCCAATAGCTGACCAAATGTTCCAGAATACATACAAGGCATTTCTTCTTAAGACCGTTTGACCTACCTAGCAACTTCGGTCAACAGAAAAATCACGGCGAAGCACAAGCAAAAGATCAATGACATTGTTGCCAGTCACTGGTTATCACAAGGGCCAGTAGAGGTGACAGTGCAACATCAAACTTCAACGCTATCTCTGTGCCAACACCTTACAAAAACATTGATATCAAAGTTGGCAGGAATCACAACTGTTGCAGATGAACTACAATTACAGTTCATAAATTAAATAGGATTAGAATTCAACATCAACCCCAGAAACCATATCAGGTGAGGAAAAAAGCTTCAGTATCAAAATTAGGTGATCACTTTAATcaggaaacaaaataaaactgaaaaagaaaaaaaggcaaGAAAGATTTGCACTAAAAACCAGTATGGGCACCAATCTCTAATGTCTAGGCAACATAGAACATAAGTTCTCCAACAGTTAACAATATCTACAAAGGGGAAGGTGATCTGCTCCAAAAACTAATTCAAGGCACAATGGCTTGAAAATGCTGAAGAGATTTTTTAGGATACAATTGATAAGAGTAAGATGTGGGGGTCGGAGACTATGAACATCAAATGGCTCACTTACCACCCATCCTCTAAGAGCACACAGGGTAGATGACCTCTGGGGTTTTAGCTAATTCCCATCCCTGAATACctgaaacaaaataaatataaattgtcACAGAAAATCCATAATTCTAATAATATAGTTTGGCTCCCCTTTGCCACTATCAAGTGTATGGAAGTGGTAGAatgcaagaaaaagaaaacacaggTATTGTTAAAGGAAACTGAAAAGAATGCAAATGACACATGCCTTGAGTCATCAGAATGTGACATTTAAGGATTCTTGATTACTACTGCCATGAAGATTGCTTGTATCCATTCCATCCTCCCTCGGGTTCCTTCCTTTTCAAAATACCACCAGGAACCTGATGGATTCTTGCTTGCTCCTCTGCCTGGGTATGTGAACCGGCAACAGACAGTTGCCTTGATGGAAGAGGTACCATCTCATCTCTTCCTTCAATGTCTGGGCCTCCAGGCCCAGCATTTAAGTCTAGACCTTGCCTTCCCCAATGCCTGCCATTCTCAGCACCACTACTATGACTACCATCAGGAAGGCTAACAACATAGGGCCTTGGGTAATGGGATGGAACAGAACCAACAGGTCGTAACAATTGCGAATGAACTGGAGGAAAACAAAACCTCCCACCAGGAGATGAATCAACATAAGTAGATGAACCAGCAGAAAAGCAAGTTGAAGGAAGAGGGAATGTTGTTCCAAAAGGGAAAAGAGGGTATTGGAAAGGAGTTGATGGGAATGACACTGCTGGAGCAGATGACAACATGGGTTCCCTATAGACATCAGGATTAAAAGGGGTGGCACCAACAGGTGGGCCCAAAACCCTTTGTGGCCCACCAGTTGCAACAATTGGAAAAGGCTGCTCTCTATCGGGCAAGATCGATTGGATTGTGATAGATGAGTATGTATTCTCAGTAGGAAACCATGATGAGAAATTTCCCATCTCGGTACTGTTCATCCGCAAGCTGGAAATTGACGGTTGAGATGGGGCATTGCTGCTTCTAGCGTTATGGCTAAATAGTGATGGATCAATGCTTACCTCATCAACAGCAGGTCCATTGTTCAAATCAAAGTCCCTACGGACAGTTACATCACTATTAAGAATCCCAGACAATGATTTTATAGGCTGCATAGGGACATCCAGTCTACGACTAAACCCAGTACACTGATTACCAAAATCAGCTGGCTCATCAACTCTATTCAAATCAAGATCAAGTCCCCCGGAGGACCGAATGGATGGAGAACCCACCATTCCACAAGTTAAATCACGAGTACTTGTAAGGTCCAGTGCAGAGTCTGTGCCCTTGGCAAAACTTCGGGAAGCTAGATCCTGAAGCACTCTCTCATCAGGTACATTCAAATCAATATCCAAAGGAGGACGACTTTGTTTCCTAGTACTAACATCAGCAATAGAAGTGTTGCTTGTACCAAGAGGGATATCCAAAATCTTTCTGGGCTCAGCTGGCCGAAATGCACTTGTGGCTGCTGATCCCTTCCAACCAAGTGCCCCTTTGGTCCGCAAAAGGTCATCTGGGGGAACAAAAGGCCCTTTAGCAGCAGCAGCAACAGTAATTGTAGAAGGGACACTGCTAGCCacagaagaaaaagggaaaggcAATGAGCTAAATTGGGCAGGAGCTGAACATCCTGATGCTGTTAAGTTATTTGGATCCCCAAATTTTCCCTCATCTGCATTAAAGCCTTCATTCAAGTCAAATTCAACTTTAGCATCTGTATCTGTACCACCTGTAACAGGAGCATCTCTAGTGGCTGATGTCCCTTCCACTTCATCTACCTCTTCGCCGGTCAAATTAGACCCCCTTGGCCACATAGGTTGCTCTGTTTCCATTACAGTAGGTGATACACAAGGAGATGGTCCAGCACATGGTTCATTACCCTTATGATCTTCTAAATTCTCCTCCACATGCTCACCTTTCTGAGCATTGACAGCTGAACCAACAACAAATACAACTAATTACCAATTGATGAATGTAAactaaattggaaaagaaaaaggaCTTTAATTGATGTGTACTTCATATTTAATTATGAGAACAATAAGAGAAGCATTACTTTCCCATTCACCTGCATTACTAGGAGTATCACTCTCAACATCCTTCTCAGACTTCACTTCATCAACATTTTCCAGAACCGTATTTTTACCAAAACCGGGAGGCAAAGTTTCTGTCACTGTTCCATTGATGGAATGTCCAACTACAGGTGACTTCTGATGAGTCTGTGAACTTCTTTCCGAACCTTCAAGGACATTTTTCTTGTTGTCAGCATCAACTTCAACAGAAGGTACAGATGAAGATCCTAGAACTTCTTTCTCAACTTTTACAAATGGACCTATGACCTTATCTTCATTAGCCACAGAAGAACACCCTTTTTGTTTAGTACCCAAACTGCTATCACCATCCACTCCACCTGCCTTTTTCTCCAGATGCTCTTTGCAATCTCCAATATCAGTAGTTTTCTCAGCAGTGCTTGCAGAGGGCAAATTGATTAAAGCGGTGGTTACATTTTcctttaatttatcattttcaaGACATGGGTCTGCAGTGTACAGAATACTTAAAGGCGTTAAATGTTCATTCAGCTCTCTAGATTTTTCTAGAGAGGAACCAATCTTGCTGTCTGCATTCTTAGCCCATGAATTACCACCAACTGCCTGCTTCAGATGCTCATCATCGGCACCTTCAACAGACTGATTTTGATCTCGAAAAACCTCATTCCCAGACGAAGGTTTTAGTTTTGTATCATTGCCTGTGTCAGAGAGCACAACAAAAGGGGCCTTTCTTTGTGGAGATTCTATCAGTGAAGCTACATCGACTCCAGTAGCCACACTAGCAAGCAGATTCATTCCAGCATCATCTCCAACAGGCATGCACACATTTGATTCAGAGAACTTGACACAACTATCAATTAGAGCATTTATGGAGCTGAAAGAAGGCTCCTGCACTTTCCCTGATTTATGTTCATTTCCAGAAGATGAAGCAGTTTTCGTAACTTCATTTGTTTTCTTAGCCCCTTCTCCAGTCCTACAGTTTTCTTCATCGGGAACAGCTGCAGGTGAACCATCTCCCTCATCAAACCCTGTTAGCATGTCTTTTAAGTCATTGCTCTGCCATGATTCAGTATTCACATCAGTAGTAACATTTGTCCGGTAAGTATCATTCTTCTCCTTCAAGTTACGATCGAATTGTTCCTGCGTCTCTGAAAGCACAGGAGAAGCAGCCCTGCTATTCATGACTGAGTGATCTTCAAGAGATCCTCCACTGGCAATTTGTACTGGACTTCTACCTCGATTTGGGATCTTAACAATGAACTTATGACTATTAGACTCAGCCATAGGAGCATCCACAGCCTTTTCACATGTTAAACCAGACTGTGATATTTTTTCTGATGCAAGATTTCTGTTAAAAGAAGAATTTTTGCCTGATCCAGTTTCCCTTTGAACTCCAGATGACCCTGGGAAACCATTATTGGATTTCCGGTGTCGGGAAGAATTACCCGAGATCTTAGAGACTGATCCAGAACCAGCTGCAGAACTTCTTGCATCCTCCTTTACAGAAAGTCCACCAGCCTTTGCATGGTCACTAGAACAAGACTGACTATTGTTGTGGGACTGACTCGAACTGCTGCTTTTCTCATCCCTTGCTGTTGTTGGAGGATCAGAGGTGCCAACAACAGCAGCATTTCGTACTTGCACATCTTTTAAATTTGCACTGGCAGAAGCAGGCGATATTGCTGCCTTCATAGATCCCAGTGATGAAGAAGCAGACTTGGTAGCAGTCTCTCCTTGAGCAATCTTAACAGAACCAGTTTTAGAGGCAGAAACCTGAGTGACCAAATTCTTCATGGCAACCTCAGCTGATCCAGAATGCTTGTTTCCACTGTGAGAAACCTCCGAAAGTCGAGACCTTGCAGACCAGGGAACAGCTTGGTTTGAGCCACACTTGGCATCCATCTCAGCCTCAACTCTTTTTTTCCATGTATCAACTAAACTCCTTGCTTTCTTCTGTATATCTATGTTCTTATGAGTGCGCAAATGATTAACAGACTTGCCAATGTTACACATCTGTAGAGCTGTGAGATTTACAGGTAACTTATCAAGTGCTCTAAGTAAGGTTAATAGAAAATCATCAACTGATCTATCATCCTTGGAGCCACTACCATCACCAGTCTTCCCTTTGTGGACTTCCTGGAGCCATTCATCAAAAACACGCAACCCTCTGAGCTGAACAAAATGACTAAGACAGTCAAACTTGTCTGTAGCTGATATTACACTAGCAAGCATTGACCGGCTCACCAAgtctattttcttttcatttctctcAGGCACCATGAGATGAATCAATTTCTCAACTGCTTCATAATCTTCTAGGCCCCCCTTTTCAGCCATCTTTGCAAtctcaatttttaaattaatttctcgTCTACCATGACCAGAATCCCCATCATCTATTTTACTAGTGCAT from the Gossypium hirsutum isolate 1008001.06 chromosome D09, Gossypium_hirsutum_v2.1, whole genome shotgun sequence genome contains:
- the LOC107890907 gene encoding uncharacterized protein isoform X1, giving the protein MHGRGGDEERKKARLMWTVPTRATEVLSGDGVASHSFSSSSTVNSFSKDGRNISIGDCALFKPALDSPPFIGIIRCLTASKENKLKLGVNWLYRPAEVKLGEGILLEAAPNEIFYSFHKDEIPAASLLHPCKVAFLPKDVELPSGICSLVCRRVYDITNKCLWWLTDRDYINEHQEEVDNLLYKTRLEMQATVQPDGCSPNGPTSTSQLKPSLESVQNSASFSSQGKGKKRERGDQGSEPVKRECTSKIDDGDSGHGRREINLKIEIAKMAEKGGLEDYEAVEKLIHLMVPERNEKKIDLVSRSMLASVISATDKFDCLSHFVQLRGLRVFDEWLQEVHKGKTGDGSGSKDDRSVDDFLLTLLRALDKLPVNLTALQMCNIGKSVNHLRTHKNIDIQKKARSLVDTWKKRVEAEMDAKCGSNQAVPWSARSRLSEVSHSGNKHSGSAEVAMKNLVTQVSASKTGSVKIAQGETATKSASSSLGSMKAAISPASASANLKDVQVRNAAVVGTSDPPTTARDEKSSSSSQSHNNSQSCSSDHAKAGGLSVKEDARSSAAGSGSVSKISGNSSRHRKSNNGFPGSSGVQRETGSGKNSSFNRNLASEKISQSGLTCEKAVDAPMAESNSHKFIVKIPNRGRSPVQIASGGSLEDHSVMNSRAASPVLSETQEQFDRNLKEKNDTYRTNVTTDVNTESWQSNDLKDMLTGFDEGDGSPAAVPDEENCRTGEGAKKTNEVTKTASSSGNEHKSGKVQEPSFSSINALIDSCVKFSESNVCMPVGDDAGMNLLASVATGVDVASLIESPQRKAPFVVLSDTGNDTKLKPSSGNEVFRDQNQSVEGADDEHLKQAVGGNSWAKNADSKIGSSLEKSRELNEHLTPLSILYTADPCLENDKLKENVTTALINLPSASTAEKTTDIGDCKEHLEKKAGGVDGDSSLGTKQKGCSSVANEDKVIGPFVKVEKEVLGSSSVPSVEVDADNKKNVLEGSERSSQTHQKSPVVGHSINGTVTETLPPGFGKNTVLENVDEVKSEKDVESDTPSNAGEWETVNAQKGEHVEENLEDHKGNEPCAGPSPCVSPTVMETEQPMWPRGSNLTGEEVDEVEGTSATRDAPVTGGTDTDAKVEFDLNEGFNADEGKFGDPNNLTASGCSAPAQFSSLPFPFSSVASSVPSTITVAAAAKGPFVPPDDLLRTKGALGWKGSAATSAFRPAEPRKILDIPLGTSNTSIADVSTRKQSRPPLDIDLNVPDERVLQDLASRSFAKGTDSALDLTSTRDLTCGMVGSPSIRSSGGLDLDLNRVDEPADFGNQCTGFSRRLDVPMQPIKSLSGILNSDVTVRRDFDLNNGPAVDEVSIDPSLFSHNARSSNAPSQPSISSLRMNSTEMGNFSSWFPTENTYSSITIQSILPDREQPFPIVATGGPQRVLGPPVGATPFNPDVYREPMLSSAPAVSFPSTPFQYPLFPFGTTFPLPSTCFSAGSSTYVDSSPGGRFCFPPVHSQLLRPVGSVPSHYPRPYVVSLPDGSHSSGAENGRHWGRQGLDLNAGPGGPDIEGRDEMVPLPSRQLSVAGSHTQAEEQARIHQVPGGILKRKEPEGGWNGYKQSSWQ
- the LOC107890909 gene encoding two-component response regulator ARR6, which encodes MEVAGEVLASESQLHVLAVDDSHVDRKVIEKLLKISSCKVTTVESGARALQFLGLDEEKGSLGFNGLKVNLIMTDYSMPGMTGYELLKKIKRSSAFREIPVVIMSSENILTRIDSCLEEGAEEFLVKPVKLSDVKRVMNDCIMRGETEGNNRRRVDKRKFEDDNHASSSSSSSSSIPSSPSSPLPSSPSTAATSSPLHSLKRAKLRDDN
- the LOC107890907 gene encoding uncharacterized protein isoform X2, with product MHGRGGDEERKKARLMWTVPTRATEVLSGDGVASHSFSSSSTVNSFSKDGRNISIGDCALFKPALDSPPFIGIIRCLTASKENKLKLGVNWLYRPAEVKLGEGILLEAAPNEIFYSFHKDEIPAASLLHPCKVAFLPKDVELPSGICSLVCRRVYDITNKCLWWLTDRDYINEHQEEVDNLLYKTRLEMQATVQPDGCSPNGPTSTSQLKPSLESVQNSASFSSQGKGKKRERGDQGSEPVKRECTSKIDDGDSGHGRREINLKIEIAKMAEKGGLEDYEAVEKLIHLMVPERNEKKIDLVSRSMLASVISATDKFDCLSHFVQLRGLRVFDEWLQEVHKGKTGDGSGSKDDRSVDDFLLTLLRALDKLPVNLTALQMCNIGKSVNHLRTHKNIDIQKKARSLVDTWKKRVEAEMDAKCGSNQAVPWSARSRLSEVSHSGNKHSGSAEVAMKNLVTQVSASKTGSVKIAQGETATKSASSSLGSMKAAISPASASANLKDVQVRNAAVVGTSDPPTTARDEKSSSSSQSHNNSQSCSSDHAKAGGLSVKEDARSSAAGSGSVSKISGNSSRHRKSNNGFPGSSGVQRETGSGKNSSFNRNLASEKISQSGLTCEKAVDAPMAESNSHKFIVKIPNRGRSPVQIASGGSLEDHSVMNSRAASPVLSETQEQFDRNLKEKNDTYRTNVTTDVNTESWQSNDLKDMLTGFDEGDGSPAAVPDEENCRTGEGAKKTNEVTKTASSSGNEHKSGKVQEPSFSSINALIDSCVKFSESNVCMPVGDDAGMNLLASVATGVDVASLIESPQRKAPFVVLSDTGNDTKLKPSSGNEVFRDQNQSVEGADDEHLKQAVGGNSWAKNADSKIGSSLEKSRELNEHLTPLSILYTADPCLENDKLKENVTTALINLPSASTAEKTTDIGDCKEHLEKKAGGVDGDSSLGTKQKGCSSVANEDKVIGPFVKVEKEVLGSSSVPSVEVDADNKKNVLEGSERSSQTHQKSPVVGHSINGTVTETLPPGFGKNTVLENVDEVKSEKDVESDTPSNAAVNAQKGEHVEENLEDHKGNEPCAGPSPCVSPTVMETEQPMWPRGSNLTGEEVDEVEGTSATRDAPVTGGTDTDAKVEFDLNEGFNADEGKFGDPNNLTASGCSAPAQFSSLPFPFSSVASSVPSTITVAAAAKGPFVPPDDLLRTKGALGWKGSAATSAFRPAEPRKILDIPLGTSNTSIADVSTRKQSRPPLDIDLNVPDERVLQDLASRSFAKGTDSALDLTSTRDLTCGMVGSPSIRSSGGLDLDLNRVDEPADFGNQCTGFSRRLDVPMQPIKSLSGILNSDVTVRRDFDLNNGPAVDEVSIDPSLFSHNARSSNAPSQPSISSLRMNSTEMGNFSSWFPTENTYSSITIQSILPDREQPFPIVATGGPQRVLGPPVGATPFNPDVYREPMLSSAPAVSFPSTPFQYPLFPFGTTFPLPSTCFSAGSSTYVDSSPGGRFCFPPVHSQLLRPVGSVPSHYPRPYVVSLPDGSHSSGAENGRHWGRQGLDLNAGPGGPDIEGRDEMVPLPSRQLSVAGSHTQAEEQARIHQVPGGILKRKEPEGGWNGYKQSSWQ